The DNA region CTGGAAGATTGAGTACCAGCTGAAGGAAAACGCGAAGAAGGGCGGCCCGATTGAGATCGGGCGCAACTACGTCAACCTGTTCACGAACCGCGGGGGCGTGAAGCTCGTCGACACCATGTCATCGGGCGGCGGCACGATGGTCGTGCGGATGCCGGCGGAGGGCAAGAACACCTGGCTGCAGGTGGAAATCACCAACAGTGGCGAGCTCTACACGCTCACGATTGTCGAGGAAGCGGGCATGGAGCAGAAGGTCGAGTTCACCGCGATGGATCTCGCCAAGGCGCTGAACGAGAAGGGCTCGGTGGCCATCCACGGCATTCTGTTCGACACCGGCAAGGCCACGATCAAGCCGGAGTCGGCGGCGGCGATGGCGCCGATCGGCGAACTGCTGAAGAGCACGCCGGCGCTGAAGCTCGAGATCCAGGGGCACACCGACAACGTCGGCGCGGCCGCAGCCAATCTGAAGCTGTCGCAGGACCGCGCGGCAGCGGTGAAGGCCTACGTCGTGAGCACGTTTGGCATCGCGGCTGATCGGTTGACCACGGCGGGCTTCGGCGACACCAAACCGGTGGGCGACAACAAGACCGACGCGGGCCGCGCGGCGAACCGGCGCGTGGAGCTGGTCAAGAAGTAGGCGACCGGCCGTTATCGCTCGAGGCCGGACTGGAGGCGGGCCAAAAGCTTCTGGGCCAGGTCGGCCATATCGGGATGCTGCGCCGCCCGCTCCGCCAGCGGGCGCGCTTTTTCCTTGTCACCCAGGTTCGCGTACGCGACGGCCCCATTGTACGCGGCGCGCGCTTGCTGCGACTGAAGCGCGGTAATCCCCTTCTGTTTGGCGGTGACGAGCCTGACCTTCCGCTCGTCCGGCAGATCGGCCGCATTGATCTCTTCGATCTTGCGACGGGCGGCCTGCTCATCCTCCACGTAACACGGCAGGGCCTGGCTGAACCTCTGGGCGCCCTCGGGCCACTTGCGCTGCATCACCAGCACACTGGCAAGGTAGTAGCCCGTGTCGCAATCGCGCGTCTGACGCCCGGCAAAGTGTTCCACGGCCGCCCGGAACTCACGCTCCGCCCGTTCGATCTCGTTGCGCGCGAGCGCCACCCGCCCCGAGAGCTTGTCGACCAGCGGATCCATCGGCAGGTACTTCCGTGCCGCGACCACTTCGTCGTTCGCCAGATCGAATTGCTTGAGATGGAGCCGGTTCCACCCGAGCCAGTAATGCGCTTCGCCCAGATACCACGTGCCGAGGCGTACCATCTCGTCGAGTACGGCAATCGCCTCGTCTGAGCGGTCGAGATAGCTCAGCGCCTTGGCTTCGCCAATCATCGCGTCGCGCTGGCCCGGCACGGCGGCAGTCACCTCGTGGTAGGCCTTGAACGCCGCCTCGACATCCTCCATCCCGAGGTAGACGTGGCCGAGAACGAGTGTCGCCGACATCAGCGACGGGATTTCCTCCAGGGCCGTCAGCAGGTGGCGTTCGGCGGTGCGAAGCGTGCCCTGCACAAACGCGCGTTCGCCCTTGAACAGGTACAATTCGCGGAGTCGCGGCTCGTCGCGGAGCACGTCGTCGAGTTGGTCGGCGTGCGCACCGGTGCACGTGGCCGCGCGGGCGCGGAGTAACGGTGGCGCGCCGGTGGGAAGGGGCCAAGGCTTCTGCTTCGCCTCTGACAACTTGTATGAGTACAAGCACTCGAGTGAGAGCAATTGGTACGCGCTCAGCAGGTCCTGCGGCGCGGACGGCTGCAACTTCGCGCGCCACCCGGCGAAGTCCCGGTTGAGCACGCTGTACATCCCGACAATCGCGTCTTGTTGTTCCGCCGACACTCCCGTGGACTTCCATCCGACGGTGTCGATAATCGACAGGAACGCGGAATAGTCCGCAGGAGCCGGGAGCTGGCGCGCCAGCTCTTCGGCGCGTTGCTTGGAACGGCCGCTGCTCAGGCCAATCTCCCGTTCACGCATCGCCATCAGCACGGCCGTATCCACGGCGCGATACGCGGCGACCGGGACCGACGTTGGGCCCGCCGCCAGTTTCTCGTAGATGGCGAGCGCCTCCGTCAGGCACCTGTAGCATCCGGCCCTGACCAGCCCGTCAGCCCTGGCAAGATCCGCGGTTGCGGCAAACGAGGGCGTGAAGTCAAGGCGCGGGCGGACCGGCGTGCAGGATGCCAGGATCACGCTTCCCACAACGACCGCCGGCACCCACCAGTCGCGACAGATTCGGATCATGGCGTTTTAGACACCGCCGCGCCGTCTACCTCTTCTCGATGTGCCGCCTGAGCCACGCGATCTGGTCGCGGGCGGCCGCGGCGTTCAACTCGTGCGTCGGTGGTCGGTGGTCGACAACGAGTTGGCGGCGACGCTGCGCGTCGGGTGACATCTTCGGCCCGCTGCAACCGGCTGGATTCCGGCGTTCGCCGGAACGACAATTCTGAGGCGTCATGCCGGTGCGAAGGCGGATTTCAAATTGAAAGCGTCATGCCGGCGGAAGCCGGCATCCAGAGAGGTACACGACTGGATTCCGGCATTCGCCGGAATGACGCAACCAATAAACCGTTCCTGGATCACGCGGATCATGTCGTCACCGACGCGCGCCGTTCGAGCTTGTTCCACCCGACGGGCCCGCCTCTGAGCGAGTCGAGCATCGAGCGGATCGCGATGTAGTACATCACCTGCCGGTAGACGAAGCGCTGCCACAGCAACAACCACAGCAGGCGTGGAGACTCCCGGCGTTCCAGGATGAAAGCCAGGCACCCGGCCAGGACGTCGGCCGCCAGGAAGAGCGCGTAGTAGAACGCCACCTGGTAGAGATCATCCGGCGTGTACTCGGCGGGGTGCATCCAGTATCCCATCCCGGCCGACACGAGCGATCCCACCATCATCAGATCGATGACGGGCGAGATCAGCGGAAACAGCACCTGAAACAGGAAGACATTCGGCAGCGCGACGAAGCCAAGCCCGCGATACCGCCACCGGAACAGCGCGTCGCGGTGCTTCCAGGCGGCCTGGAATGTCCCGAACATCCACCGATGGCGCTGCCGCACGAACGCCCGCACGGTCTCAGGCGCCTCGGTATACGCCACAGCCTCATCGTCATAGATGACGTGATACCCCGTGCGCAGGATGGTCATCGTCAGGTCGGCGTCCTCGGCCAGTGTCGCGGCCGAAAATCCTCCGGCCTCCATCACGAGCTGCCGCCGCCAGGCTCCGACCGAACCGGGCACCACCGTAATGCACCCGAGCAGGTCGAAGGCCCGGCGATCGAGGTTCTGGCTGGTGATGTACTCGAGCGCCTGCCATTTCGTGAGGAGGTTGACGCGGTTGCCGACCTTGGCGTTGCCGGCCACCGCCCCCACCCGCGGATCGGCGAAGTGGCGCACCAGCGCTGCGATCGTCGTCGACGTAAACACGGTGTCGGCGTCGAGCGCCACGACGATGTCGGCATTCGTTTGCGTCAGCCCGAAGTTCAATGCGGCCGACTTGCCTCCGTTCGATCGTTCGAACAACGTGACATGCGGCTCGCCCGAGAACTCCTCCCTGATTCGCGCCGCGGTCTGGTCGGTTGATCCATCGTCGACGACGAGAATCTTGACGCCCGGCACGCCCACCGATCGCAGCAGCGCGCGCACGGTCTGGACGATCACCTTCTCTTCGTTGAACGCCGGAACGATCACCGCGATCGGCCCGGAAAACGTCAGCGGGAGGCGGTTCTTCCGGAGCAGCCGCTCTGCGATCGCGACGCCGCCGATGAAGACCAGCCGGCCCATGCCGAGGATGATCGCAATCAGAAACAGCAGACTGACGAAGGACTGCACCAGATTGACCGAATTGAAGGCGGCGGCGTCCACCAGCGATTGCCAGTAGCCCCGGCCCTGCACCGGGGGCATGACTTGCGCCGTCGTGCGGCCCAACAGTTCGCCAACCGTCACGAACTTCATGTGGCGACGGCGGAGCTCGGCGATGATTCGCGGCAGCGCCTCAACAGTCTCGCTGCGATCGCCCCCGCCATCGTGCAGCAGGATCACGTTGCCCCGCCCGGCGGCCGCCTGTTCAATCGTCCGGGCGACAATCGCGTACACGCCGGGCTTTTTGTAGTCCTTCGGATCGATCTGCATCCCGACGGTGACATATCCCATCGCCGTGGCGGTCTCGATGGGCCGGACCTGGACCGGGGTCTCCGGCTCGATATCCTCCGAGTAGGGCGGCCTGAACAGAACCGATTGCCGGCCGAGAATGCTCTCGAAGAGCCGTTGTGTCGCCGTCAGTTCGAG from Acidobacteriota bacterium includes:
- a CDS encoding glycosyltransferase, translated to MTEQRPVFFDPSRKRWPRLRQAMLFVSFVLTGMFGLLILSILVNPVLPSLNLPSVTSLPGSAHLSPPLRPPVVPLHRRGVRTARQQIERERLRHEAEWKRLASVPRPTDDPVIFGFFVNWDEASLASLRRNVDHFDVLAAEWLHLTKPDGTLVEDNPERQAEALDFVRLRRPSMRVMPLVNNATGGSFPSAPLAGMLASRAARGRVIRESFDYVRRVGGAGISIDFENVPNASQPNLQTFMSEVWTVFHGAGLLVSMNVPENDPMFDYRKYASKVDYLIVMAYDEHWATSDPGPVSSMQFFMNVLQARLADVPPNKLVMAIGNYAYDWPRRGGRTFEEAMLTAKEAGATITVDPESLNPTYRYRADNGEEHEVWFLDALTAFNQASMTRALNPKAALALWRLGSEDPGIWTFFGDARALDRAQIGELGTVQYGYGVDFEGEGEILSITESPQLGRRTLTYDDARALITNEQFESLPAPYVVTRYGATKGAVALTFDDGPDEKYTPPILDVLRDLKAPATFFVTGLAAQEYPELVRRMYREGHQIGNHTFTHPNIANISRAQLRLELTATQRLFESILGRQSVLFRPPYSEDIEPETPVQVRPIETATAMGYVTVGMQIDPKDYKKPGVYAIVARTIEQAAAGRGNVILLHDGGGDRSETVEALPRIIAELRRRHMKFVTVGELLGRTTAQVMPPVQGRGYWQSLVDAAAFNSVNLVQSFVSLLFLIAIILGMGRLVFIGGVAIAERLLRKNRLPLTFSGPIAVIVPAFNEEKVIVQTVRALLRSVGVPGVKILVVDDGSTDQTAARIREEFSGEPHVTLFERSNGGKSAALNFGLTQTNADIVVALDADTVFTSTTIAALVRHFADPRVGAVAGNAKVGNRVNLLTKWQALEYITSQNLDRRAFDLLGCITVVPGSVGAWRRQLVMEAGGFSAATLAEDADLTMTILRTGYHVIYDDEAVAYTEAPETVRAFVRQRHRWMFGTFQAAWKHRDALFRWRYRGLGFVALPNVFLFQVLFPLISPVIDLMMVGSLVSAGMGYWMHPAEYTPDDLYQVAFYYALFLAADVLAGCLAFILERRESPRLLWLLLWQRFVYRQVMYYIAIRSMLDSLRGGPVGWNKLERRASVTT
- a CDS encoding OmpA family protein, with the protein product MRRLFLSLACLAVFLVAAPALAQDDEPNSKDHPMVSRFPGYYIYNYDAQDFGAFDFYTAEETTKHVEGRYWKIEYQLKENAKKGGPIEIGRNYVNLFTNRGGVKLVDTMSSGGGTMVVRMPAEGKNTWLQVEITNSGELYTLTIVEEAGMEQKVEFTAMDLAKALNEKGSVAIHGILFDTGKATIKPESAAAMAPIGELLKSTPALKLEIQGHTDNVGAAAANLKLSQDRAAAVKAYVVSTFGIAADRLTTAGFGDTKPVGDNKTDAGRAANRRVELVKK